A window of Gammaproteobacteria bacterium contains these coding sequences:
- a CDS encoding alpha/beta hydrolase codes for MPGLINAGESMHRELEKSVCGIKEPLVFWLWSSMAGRPDSGRIGDLSNVEDISFKTVDGRTLRGYKLKAVASGRDVDHAEGYLLVTQGNAMLADQILRSFTRFASAGFDVYIFDYRGYGRSEGKRRLKAMVNDYGGIIDLLNSRPYSTGLFYAMSFGGIVLLNALEERRADLIVIDSTPSRLSGYGCPEAYDPVSNLPQQAPNFLFVAGGQDSVVTPDMSRELIQTAQERGAVVLKDPEMAHPFMDRNPLVSDRRMEAIAEFLLRRTAAGEE; via the coding sequence TTGCCTGGCCTCATCAATGCGGGGGAATCGATGCACCGGGAGCTGGAAAAGTCTGTCTGTGGAATCAAGGAGCCCCTTGTTTTCTGGTTGTGGAGCAGTATGGCGGGCAGACCCGATTCAGGACGTATTGGCGATCTCTCAAATGTAGAAGATATCTCTTTTAAGACCGTGGATGGCCGCACGCTGCGAGGATATAAACTGAAAGCCGTTGCATCCGGGCGCGATGTGGATCATGCCGAGGGTTATCTGCTGGTAACGCAGGGAAACGCCATGCTCGCGGATCAGATTCTGCGAAGCTTTACGCGCTTCGCAAGTGCTGGCTTCGACGTCTATATCTTCGATTATCGCGGCTACGGCAGATCGGAGGGTAAGCGCCGGCTAAAAGCCATGGTCAACGACTACGGTGGGATCATCGATCTACTCAATTCCCGACCCTATTCAACCGGTCTTTTTTACGCCATGTCTTTTGGTGGTATTGTGCTGTTAAACGCACTCGAGGAAAGGCGGGCGGATTTGATCGTAATCGATTCGACGCCCAGCAGACTATCGGGCTACGGCTGTCCGGAAGCCTATGATCCGGTCAGCAACTTGCCGCAACAAGCCCCCAATTTCCTTTTTGTTGCCGGAGGACAGGATTCTGTTGTCACCCCGGACATGTCCAGGGAACTGATCCAAACGGCACAGGAGCGAGGTGCAGTGGTATTGAAAGACCCGGAAATGGCTCATCCTTTTATGGACAGGAACCCGCTAGTCAGTGATCGGCGCATGGAAGCTATTGCCGAATTCCTGTTACGACGAACGGCAGCCGGTGAAGAGTGA
- a CDS encoding methionine adenosyltransferase: MSEIYITTLSAPSPACQPVEIVERKGQGHPDTVCDALAEELSRTLCRFYLNNFDFILHHNVDKVLLRGGTSRAVFGGGQVTQPMEIFLAGRATCEYKGKRVPVDELVEASCQNWLKPGFHALDYDRHVKIHSLIRPGSVELVDLYLRQQESGVALANDTSCGVGYAPLDDLERIVLEVEKHLNSETVKAAHPAIGEDIKVMGVRDRDTIRLTIACAIIDRFVADVDEYMACKAVVASLAQESASRITSNNVTIAVNTADDISSGSLYLTVTGTSAEAGDDGEVGRGNRANGLITPYRPMNMEAAAGKNPVTHVGKLYNVVAQRITDAIIEELAEVEEAYCYLVSSIGGPIMEPQVADLQVRLKHGVSLTTMQAPVRKIFDDQLNQMIVIRQELVDGTAKVY, from the coding sequence ATGTCAGAAATTTACATTACGACACTATCAGCTCCATCCCCCGCCTGTCAGCCGGTGGAAATCGTTGAGCGCAAGGGGCAAGGGCACCCGGATACGGTTTGCGATGCGCTGGCTGAAGAGCTGAGTCGAACGCTATGCCGGTTTTACCTCAATAATTTTGACTTCATTCTGCATCACAACGTGGACAAGGTGTTGTTACGGGGTGGGACGTCACGAGCGGTTTTCGGGGGAGGGCAGGTAACACAGCCGATGGAGATATTCCTTGCGGGTCGTGCGACCTGTGAATACAAGGGCAAGCGAGTGCCTGTTGATGAATTGGTAGAGGCAAGCTGCCAGAACTGGCTGAAGCCCGGCTTCCATGCTCTGGATTACGACAGGCATGTCAAGATTCACTCATTGATCCGACCCGGTTCGGTGGAGCTGGTAGATCTGTACTTGCGCCAGCAGGAATCCGGGGTAGCGCTGGCCAATGATACTTCGTGCGGCGTGGGGTACGCCCCCCTGGACGACCTGGAGCGTATTGTTCTCGAAGTTGAAAAACACCTGAATTCGGAAACGGTCAAGGCAGCGCACCCCGCAATCGGAGAGGACATCAAGGTGATGGGTGTTCGGGATCGGGACACCATCAGGCTTACCATAGCCTGCGCCATCATCGATCGTTTCGTTGCGGATGTGGATGAATACATGGCTTGCAAGGCGGTAGTCGCCTCGCTTGCGCAGGAATCTGCGAGCCGGATTACGTCAAATAATGTAACGATTGCAGTGAATACCGCGGATGATATATCAAGCGGCAGCCTCTATCTCACGGTAACCGGCACTTCAGCGGAGGCTGGTGATGATGGTGAAGTGGGCCGTGGTAATCGGGCCAATGGTCTGATCACTCCTTATCGGCCGATGAACATGGAAGCGGCTGCGGGGAAAAATCCGGTGACACATGTCGGTAAGCTCTACAACGTCGTTGCCCAACGGATTACCGATGCCATTATCGAGGAGCTGGCGGAGGTCGAAGAAGCCTATTGTTACCTGGTTAGTAGTATCGGTGGACCGATTATGGAACCCCAGGTGGCGGATCTGCAGGTACGTTTAAAGCACGGTGTAAGCCTCACAACCATGCAGGCGCCCGTCAGGAAAATCTTCGACGATCAGTTAAACCAGATGATTGTCATACGGCAAGAGCTCGTGGATGGTACCGCTAAAGTTTATTAG